The following proteins are encoded in a genomic region of Streptomyces lunaelactis:
- the trpS gene encoding tryptophan--tRNA ligase yields MTRIFSGIKPTGHLTLGNYLGALRRWVEVDQYQADALFSVVDLHALTMEHEPARVLRLSRQAATLMMAAGLDPEQCTVFVQSHVDEHARLSYLLECTATDGELRRMIQYKEKGARAQAAGASVRVSLLTYPVLMAADILAYGTDEVPVGDDQTQHVELTRDLAVRFNQRYGHTFTVPKATHPPVAARVMDLQDPTSKMGKSQESGAGIVYLLDDADVVRKKIMRAVTDSGREVEYDRESRPGIANLLDMLAACTSGNPNELAGAYDSYGALKKDTAEAVVELLKPVRERHAGLAADPGYVDDVLRKGAERARGLARPRVDAAYRAIGLLPA; encoded by the coding sequence ATGACACGGATCTTCAGCGGGATCAAGCCGACGGGGCATCTGACCCTGGGCAACTACCTCGGGGCCCTGCGCAGGTGGGTCGAGGTCGATCAGTACCAGGCGGACGCGCTGTTCAGCGTCGTGGATCTGCATGCGCTGACCATGGAGCACGAACCGGCGCGGGTGCTCAGACTCAGTCGGCAGGCCGCGACGCTGATGATGGCGGCCGGACTGGATCCGGAGCAGTGCACCGTATTCGTACAGAGTCATGTGGACGAGCACGCGCGGCTGTCGTATCTGCTGGAGTGCACGGCCACGGACGGCGAACTGCGGCGCATGATCCAGTACAAGGAGAAGGGTGCGCGGGCGCAGGCCGCGGGGGCGAGCGTGCGGGTCTCACTGCTGACGTATCCGGTGCTGATGGCGGCGGACATCCTGGCGTACGGGACCGATGAGGTGCCGGTGGGTGATGACCAGACCCAGCATGTGGAGCTGACCCGGGATCTGGCCGTGCGGTTCAACCAGAGGTACGGGCATACCTTCACGGTGCCGAAGGCGACGCATCCGCCCGTGGCGGCGCGGGTCATGGATCTGCAGGACCCGACCTCGAAGATGGGGAAGTCCCAGGAGTCCGGTGCCGGGATCGTCTATCTGCTCGATGACGCGGACGTGGTCCGCAAGAAGATCATGCGGGCGGTCACGGACAGTGGGCGCGAGGTGGAGTACGACCGGGAGAGCAGACCGGGCATCGCGAATCTGCTCGACATGCTGGCGGCCTGTACGAGTGGGAACCCGAACGAGCTGGCCGGTGCATATGACTCGTACGGAGCGTTGAAGAAGGACACGGCCGAGGCGGTGGTGGAGCTGCTCAAGCCGGTCAGGGAGCGGCACGCCGGGCTGGCGGCGGATCCGGGTTACGTCGACGACGTACTGAGGAAAGGAGCCGAGCGGGCCAGGGGGTTGGCCCGGCCGCGCGTCGATGCCGCCTATCGGGCGATCGGGCTGCTGCCGGCGTAG
- the proC gene encoding pyrroline-5-carboxylate reductase: MTQTVAVLGTGKIGEALLSGMIRAGWRPADLLVTTRRADRAEELRTRYGVEPVTNAEAAKRADTLILAVKPQDMGKLLDELTPHITADRLVISAAAGIPTSFIEERLAAGTPVVRVMPNTPVLVDEGMSVISAGSHATAAHLAHTEEIFGGVGKTLRVPESQQDAATALSGSGPAYFYFLVEAMTDAGILLGLPRAQAHDLIVQAAIGAAVMLRDSGEHPVKLREAVTSPAGTTISAIRELENHGVRAALINALEAARDRSRELASGNG, translated from the coding sequence ATGACCCAGACAGTCGCAGTCCTCGGCACGGGCAAGATCGGCGAAGCCCTGCTCAGCGGCATGATCCGCGCCGGCTGGCGCCCCGCAGACCTGCTGGTCACCACTCGCCGCGCCGACCGCGCCGAAGAGCTCCGCACCCGCTACGGCGTCGAGCCGGTCACCAACGCCGAAGCCGCCAAGCGCGCCGACACCCTCATCCTGGCCGTCAAGCCCCAGGACATGGGCAAGCTCCTCGACGAACTCACCCCCCACATCACCGCGGACCGTCTCGTCATCAGCGCCGCGGCCGGTATTCCCACCTCCTTCATCGAGGAGCGCCTGGCCGCAGGCACCCCCGTCGTCCGCGTCATGCCCAACACCCCCGTCCTCGTCGACGAAGGCATGTCCGTGATCTCGGCCGGCAGCCACGCCACCGCCGCACACCTCGCCCACACCGAGGAGATCTTCGGCGGCGTCGGCAAGACCCTCCGCGTCCCCGAGTCCCAGCAGGACGCGGCCACCGCCCTGTCCGGCTCAGGTCCGGCGTACTTCTACTTCCTCGTCGAGGCCATGACCGACGCAGGCATCCTCCTCGGCCTCCCCCGCGCCCAGGCCCACGACCTGATCGTCCAGGCCGCCATCGGCGCCGCCGTGATGCTCCGCGACAGCGGCGAACACCCCGTCAAGCTCCGTGAAGCCGTCACCTCCCCCGCAGGCACCACGATCAGCGCCATCCGCGAACTCGAGAACCACGGCGTACGCGCCGCCCTCATCAACGCCCTCGAAGCGGCCCGCGACCGCAGCCGCGAGCTCGCCTCCGGCAACGGCTGA
- a CDS encoding ABC transporter permease, which translates to MSTARTLATAARVLRQLRHDPRSIALMVLVPCVMLFLLRYVFDGSPRTFDSIGASLLGIFPLITMFLVTSIATLRERTSGTLERLLAMPLGKGDLIAGYALAFGLVAVVQSLLATGLALWVLGLDVVGSPWLLLLVALLDALLGTALGLFVSAFAASEFQAVQFMPAVIFPQLLLCGLFIARDKMQPVLEAISNVLPMSYAVDAMTQVLGHPEATADFTRDVLIVGACAILVLTLGAATLRRRTT; encoded by the coding sequence ATGAGCACAGCCCGCACCCTCGCCACCGCCGCCCGCGTCCTGCGCCAGCTGCGCCACGACCCGCGCTCCATCGCGCTGATGGTCCTCGTGCCGTGCGTGATGCTCTTCCTGCTGCGCTACGTCTTCGACGGCAGCCCGCGCACCTTCGACTCCATCGGCGCCTCGCTGCTCGGCATCTTCCCGCTGATCACGATGTTCCTGGTGACATCCATCGCCACCCTGCGCGAACGCACCTCGGGCACCCTGGAACGACTGCTCGCCATGCCGCTCGGCAAGGGCGATCTGATCGCCGGCTATGCCCTGGCCTTCGGCCTCGTCGCCGTCGTCCAGTCCCTGCTCGCCACCGGCCTCGCGCTGTGGGTGCTGGGCCTCGATGTCGTCGGCTCGCCCTGGCTGCTGCTGCTCGTCGCACTCCTTGACGCCCTGCTCGGCACGGCCCTGGGCCTCTTCGTCTCCGCCTTCGCCGCCTCCGAGTTCCAGGCGGTCCAGTTCATGCCGGCCGTGATCTTCCCGCAGCTGCTGCTCTGCGGCCTGTTCATCGCGCGCGACAAGATGCAGCCCGTGCTCGAGGCGATCTCGAACGTCCTGCCCATGTCGTACGCCGTCGACGCCATGACCCAGGTCCTCGGCCACCCCGAAGCCACCGCCGACTTCACCCGCGACGTCCTGATCGTCGGGGCCTGCGCGATCCTGGTCCTGACCCTGGGCGCGGCAACACTGCGCCGCCGTACGACCTAG
- a CDS encoding peptidase gives MAVEEVQSGSGDVSVSAGLSESAELSQSADSLGAQRYPVAPGYRVNVRSGPGTNYRLIKVLPYGSRVPINCQKPGEWVSGPYGTSNLWDNIANGQFIADAYVNTGSDGYVTIRCS, from the coding sequence ATGGCTGTTGAAGAAGTACAGAGTGGATCCGGCGATGTATCGGTATCGGCCGGGTTGTCCGAGTCGGCCGAGTTGTCCCAGTCGGCTGACTCGCTGGGGGCGCAGCGCTACCCGGTCGCGCCCGGCTACCGCGTGAACGTCCGCAGCGGCCCCGGCACCAATTACCGGCTCATCAAGGTCCTGCCGTACGGATCCCGGGTGCCGATCAACTGCCAGAAGCCGGGGGAGTGGGTCAGCGGCCCGTACGGCACCTCGAATCTGTGGGACAACATCGCCAACGGTCAGTTCATCGCCGACGCGTATGTGAATACGGGCAGCGACGGCTACGTCACCATTCGGTGTTCGTGA
- a CDS encoding serine/threonine-protein kinase, translating into MPPLRTTGQFPEAEHPEYAGQYHLEACLGRGGMGVVHLATSASGLRLAVKVIHGEHASDPEFRARFKQEVAAARRVSGAFTAPVVDADPEAERPWMATLFIEGPTLAERVKRNGPLDATELRKAGAGLAEALRDIHRAGVVHRDLKPSNVLLAPDGPKVIDFGISRPTDSDLRTETGKLIGTPPFMAPEQFQRPREVGPAADVFAMGAVLVHAATGRGPFDSDSPYIIAYQVVHNEPDLAGVPADLVPLFRRCLAKDPQDRPTPYELMIALRASSPSASYDTQAYIPVQRTPDPRENAPRGLGTKPGSPRFRHKKKLRWAAAGIAVLVAVTAGIVVVRAAADDDSPGPTATAPRAERAFHPWSVQLRGGEGENRTPVCTVASGPALYCTAPGIKAARLNPGDGRTLWSTKAADSDSQTDEGMTPVIAGGLLQVVTPGGDRLEALDPESGEVRWDLDISSYSTVRHAADAVLLVTDGGLVRAVDAATGKERWSRQRAGLGTQWVSSPGGDGPALAAAPAANGASTLVSAVDPADGKLLWEKRVKGTLNPVRFAGGALYLLSADKDGFTDAVVRLDTTSGTRAVRRIPLSTPLDQAQATVTGNVVYLSGAGGSLLALDTSGTKSAQLWRLETSVTHLSRPAADARSVYVTAGDGRLLAVDAARGVLVGQTKPRMDDGRYTFASVLPAPAQAGGTVFGTAPDGSVFGVDAGGPGRW; encoded by the coding sequence ATGCCACCGCTGCGCACCACCGGGCAGTTCCCGGAAGCGGAGCATCCGGAATACGCCGGGCAGTACCACCTCGAGGCATGCCTCGGCAGAGGCGGCATGGGCGTCGTCCATCTGGCCACATCCGCCTCGGGGTTGCGCCTGGCCGTCAAGGTCATCCATGGCGAGCACGCTTCGGATCCGGAGTTCAGAGCCCGCTTCAAGCAGGAGGTCGCGGCCGCCCGCAGGGTCAGCGGCGCCTTCACCGCGCCCGTCGTCGATGCCGACCCGGAGGCCGAACGGCCCTGGATGGCCACGCTGTTCATCGAAGGTCCGACGCTTGCCGAGCGGGTGAAGCGGAACGGGCCGCTGGACGCGACGGAACTGCGTAAGGCCGGCGCCGGACTCGCCGAGGCGCTGCGCGACATCCATCGTGCCGGTGTGGTGCACCGCGATCTCAAGCCGAGCAATGTGCTCCTCGCGCCCGACGGACCGAAGGTCATCGACTTCGGCATCTCCCGCCCGACGGACAGCGATCTGCGTACGGAGACGGGCAAGCTGATCGGTACGCCGCCGTTCATGGCGCCCGAGCAGTTCCAGCGTCCGCGCGAGGTCGGGCCCGCCGCCGATGTGTTCGCGATGGGCGCCGTACTCGTACACGCGGCGACCGGACGCGGGCCCTTCGACTCGGACAGCCCGTACATCATCGCGTACCAAGTGGTGCACAACGAGCCGGACTTGGCGGGTGTGCCCGCGGATCTCGTACCGCTGTTCCGGCGTTGTCTGGCGAAGGATCCGCAGGACCGGCCGACGCCGTACGAGCTGATGATCGCGCTGCGTGCGTCCTCGCCCTCGGCCTCGTACGACACCCAGGCCTACATACCGGTCCAGCGGACGCCGGACCCCCGGGAGAACGCCCCCCGGGGTCTCGGCACGAAGCCCGGCTCACCGCGCTTCCGGCACAAAAAGAAACTCCGGTGGGCGGCCGCCGGGATCGCGGTGCTGGTCGCGGTCACGGCCGGGATCGTGGTCGTGCGAGCCGCGGCCGACGACGACAGCCCAGGGCCGACGGCCACCGCACCGCGCGCGGAGCGGGCCTTCCACCCGTGGAGCGTTCAATTGCGCGGCGGCGAGGGGGAGAACCGGACGCCGGTCTGCACGGTTGCGAGCGGACCGGCGCTGTACTGCACGGCGCCCGGGATCAAGGCTGCCCGGCTGAACCCGGGCGACGGCAGGACGCTCTGGTCGACGAAGGCCGCCGACAGCGATTCGCAGACCGACGAGGGCATGACGCCCGTCATCGCCGGCGGGCTGCTGCAGGTGGTGACGCCCGGCGGGGACCGGCTGGAGGCACTCGACCCGGAGTCGGGCGAGGTGCGCTGGGACCTGGACATCTCCTCGTACTCCACGGTCCGGCACGCCGCCGATGCGGTGCTGCTGGTGACGGACGGCGGTCTGGTGCGGGCCGTCGACGCCGCGACGGGCAAGGAGCGCTGGTCCCGGCAGCGCGCCGGACTGGGCACCCAGTGGGTCTCGTCCCCGGGCGGCGACGGGCCCGCCCTCGCCGCGGCTCCCGCCGCCAACGGGGCGTCCACGCTGGTCAGCGCGGTCGACCCGGCCGACGGCAAGCTGCTGTGGGAAAAGCGCGTCAAGGGGACGCTGAACCCGGTGCGGTTCGCGGGCGGCGCCCTGTATCTGCTCTCCGCCGACAAGGACGGCTTCACGGACGCCGTCGTACGACTCGACACCACCAGCGGCACGCGCGCTGTGCGCCGTATCCCGCTGTCCACCCCGCTCGACCAGGCGCAGGCGACGGTGACGGGGAATGTCGTATACCTCAGCGGGGCGGGCGGTTCTCTTCTCGCCCTCGACACCAGCGGGACGAAGTCCGCGCAGCTGTGGCGGCTGGAAACCTCGGTCACACATCTGTCCCGCCCGGCGGCGGATGCGCGGTCGGTGTACGTGACGGCCGGGGACGGGCGACTGCTGGCCGTGGACGCGGCGCGGGGGGTGCTGGTCGGGCAGACGAAACCCCGGATGGACGACGGGCGTTACACGTTCGCGTCCGTGCTGCCGGCGCCGGCCCAGGCGGGCGGGACGGTGTTCGGTACGGCGCCGGACGGGTCCGTCTTCGGGGTGGATGCGGGGGGTCCCGGGCGGTGGTAG
- a CDS encoding ABC transporter ATP-binding protein: MMNSSGLAVLARGLTVVRGDRTVLRGLDFTVPPGRITGLLGPSGCGKTTLMRAIVGTQANVTGTLEILGKPAGDATLRSRIGYVTQDPSIYDDLTVRQNLDYFAAVLQPGRRHRDARRDHVTRAITDVDLTSHADSLAGRLSGGQRTRVSLAVALLGTPELLVLDEPTVGLDPVLRRDLWDLFHRLADERGATILVSSHVMDEAERCHRLLLMREGEILAEDSPDFLRSRTHSATVEQAFLHLVDEANAREAHARGTDAGEAGPGQANALQENAR, translated from the coding sequence ATGATGAATTCGTCCGGCCTGGCCGTCCTGGCCCGCGGCCTCACCGTCGTACGAGGAGACCGCACCGTCCTGCGCGGCCTCGACTTCACCGTGCCCCCCGGCCGGATCACCGGCCTGCTCGGGCCGTCCGGCTGCGGCAAGACGACCCTGATGCGCGCGATTGTCGGCACCCAGGCCAATGTCACCGGGACCCTCGAGATCCTCGGCAAACCCGCGGGCGACGCCACGCTCCGCTCCCGTATCGGCTATGTCACCCAGGACCCCTCCATCTACGACGATCTGACGGTCCGCCAGAATCTCGACTACTTCGCCGCCGTCCTGCAGCCCGGCCGCCGCCACCGCGACGCCCGCCGCGATCACGTCACCCGCGCCATCACCGACGTCGACCTCACCTCGCACGCGGACTCCCTCGCCGGCCGGCTCTCGGGCGGCCAGCGCACCCGCGTCTCCCTCGCCGTCGCCCTGCTCGGCACCCCCGAACTGCTCGTCCTCGACGAACCGACCGTCGGCCTCGACCCCGTCCTGCGCCGCGATCTGTGGGACCTCTTCCACCGCCTCGCCGACGAACGCGGCGCGACGATCCTCGTCTCCTCCCACGTGATGGACGAGGCCGAGCGCTGCCACCGTCTGCTCCTGATGCGGGAGGGCGAGATCCTCGCCGAGGACAGCCCGGACTTCCTGCGCTCCCGCACCCACTCCGCGACGGTCGAACAGGCCTTCCTCCACCTGGTCGACGAGGCCAACGCCCGTGAAGCCCACGCCCGTGGAACCGACGCGGGCGAAGCCGGCCCCGGTCAGGCCAACGCCCTTCAGGAGAACGCCCGATGA